One Bufo gargarizans isolate SCDJY-AF-19 chromosome 3, ASM1485885v1, whole genome shotgun sequence DNA segment encodes these proteins:
- the LOC122932840 gene encoding gap junction delta-2 protein-like has translation MGDWSILGRLLTEVQNHSTVIGKIWLTMLLIFRILLVTLVGDAMYGDEQSKFTCNTLQPGCNNVCYDSFAPVSHLRFWIFQIVLVSTPSIFYIIYILHKIAKDEKTELEKAYIMELLQNLSIGENFLPSPEAREHIEDKDISRKGDSFSTNFSNDALQCPIPVFDKMHIIYIVHVVLRSVMELAFLVGQCYLYGFEVPHLFQCHTYPCPTKTDCFVSRATEKTVFLNFMFGVGLGCFILNIAELHYLGWFYVFRTLTVACNSCCEFKSKKKKGPRVLHPEQNNLLIHLKDTIQERFVLKTSSGLSPERIGFLPSPPTSTISFTNEDNDDTTSRQTPDIKHSNKAKIDKIKKSWL, from the coding sequence ATGGGCGACTGGTCGATTTTAGGTCGTCTTTTAACAGAGGTCCAGAACCACTCAACAGTCATTGGTAAAATATGGCTGACGATGCTACTCATTTTCAGAATTCTCTTAGTAACGTTGGTGGGAGATGCAATGTATGGAGATGAACAGTCTAAATTCACCTGCAATACCCTTCAACCAGGTTGCAACAATGTATGCTATGATAGCTTTGCCCCTGTCTCGCATCTTAGGTTCTGGATATTTCAAATTGTCCTGGTGTCCACGCCTTCCATCTTTTATATAATCTACATACTCCATAAAATTGCTAAAGATGAAAAAACTGAACTGGAAAAGGCATATATCATGGAACTTCTTCAAAACTTATCAATTGGGGAAAATTTCCTACCAAGTCCAGAAGCAAGAGAACACATAGAAGATAAAGATATATCCAGAAAAGGAGACAGTTTTAGTACAAATTTTTCTAATGATGCCCTCCAATGTCCTATTCCAGTGTTTGACAAGATGCACATAATTTACATTGTTCATGTGGTCCTCAGGTCAGTTATGGAATTGGCATTCTTAGTTGGACAATGCTATCTTTATGGTTTTGAAGTTCCTCATCTTTTCCAGTGCCACACTTACCCCTGTCCAACCAAGACTGATTGCTTTGTCTCCAGGGCTACTGAGAAGACTGTCTTTCTTAACTTCATGTTTGGAGTTGGACTTGGGTGTTTTATACTGAACATTGCTGAGCTGCATTACTTGGGTTGGTTCTATGTGTTTCGGACCCTAACAGTTGCCTGTAACAGCTGTTGTGAATTTAAGAGCAAGAAGAAGAAAGGGCCCAGGGTGCTGCACCCAGAGCAAAATAATCTGCTTATCCATTTGAAAGACACCATACAAGAACGGTTTGTCCTAAAGACATCTTCAGGTCTATCTCCAGAGAGGATAGGTTTTCTACCTTCTCCACCAACGAGTACAATATCATTCACTAATGAAGATAATGATGATACTACCTCAAGACAAACTCCAGACATTAAACACAGTAATAAAGCTAAAATAGACAAGATCAAGAAGTCCTGGCTATGA